A single genomic interval of Sulfurimonas sp. C5 harbors:
- a CDS encoding flagellar hook-basal body complex protein, with the protein MMTQAFYTGISGLKNYSAGIDVVSNNIANISTTGYRAYNAEYASLFEEALAGATSTVSPQSVGYGVRMQATAMSTEQGTLALSDRSTDLAILGEGWFGVRGDSNTIYTRDGGFNIDANADLVTNDGLHVLGTMGNNISADNVLTSILAEVALGDVNSVEKLRFPKNLTYPPEPTTTAKFIANVGVGYEPVTVGASVVDSQNNRNHLRLEFTKKAVQTPPGSQYDVRATVESLDGTTVYSTASGEVTFDGKGALASNTLTSINNNGSTIAINLGSGYDGMVSMDVPLVSGSSLADGTIGGDLQGYSISQNGEVLATFTNGKQSSVGKIAVFHFQNEQGLNRVSGTRFEESANSGKAFFYKDADGNNIIGTNIQNFRLESANYDMASGLTELIVLQRAYDANSKSITTADQMIQKALNMGA; encoded by the coding sequence ATGATGACACAAGCCTTTTATACCGGAATTTCTGGACTTAAAAACTACTCTGCGGGTATAGATGTAGTTTCTAATAATATTGCAAATATATCGACAACAGGTTATCGTGCATATAATGCCGAGTATGCTTCATTATTTGAAGAAGCATTGGCTGGTGCAACTTCTACTGTTTCTCCCCAAAGTGTAGGATACGGTGTAAGAATGCAGGCAACTGCAATGTCTACTGAACAAGGTACTTTGGCACTTTCAGATCGCAGTACAGATTTGGCTATACTTGGTGAAGGTTGGTTTGGTGTCCGTGGTGATAGTAACACTATTTATACAAGAGACGGTGGATTCAATATAGATGCAAATGCAGATCTTGTAACAAATGATGGTTTACATGTTCTTGGGACTATGGGCAATAACATTAGTGCAGACAATGTTTTGACTTCCATTCTTGCAGAAGTAGCTCTAGGTGATGTGAACAGTGTTGAAAAACTTCGTTTTCCAAAAAACTTGACATATCCTCCTGAACCGACAACAACAGCAAAATTTATTGCCAATGTGGGTGTTGGGTATGAGCCTGTAACGGTTGGAGCGAGTGTTGTAGATTCTCAAAATAACAGAAATCATCTCCGTTTGGAGTTTACAAAAAAAGCTGTACAAACACCTCCTGGATCACAGTATGATGTGAGAGCAACAGTTGAGAGTTTAGATGGTACGACAGTCTATTCGACAGCTTCAGGTGAAGTAACGTTTGACGGTAAAGGTGCCCTTGCATCAAACACATTGACTTCAATTAATAATAACGGTTCGACGATTGCTATCAATCTTGGTAGCGGTTATGATGGTATGGTGTCTATGGATGTCCCTTTAGTGTCTGGTTCAAGTTTGGCTGATGGAACAATTGGTGGTGATTTACAGGGATACTCGATTTCACAAAATGGAGAAGTTCTTGCAACATTTACAAACGGTAAACAAAGCAGTGTAGGTAAAATTGCAGTTTTTCATTTTCAAAATGAACAAGGTCTTAACCGTGTAAGCGGAACACGTTTTGAAGAGAGTGCTAACAGTGGAAAAGCATTTTTCTATAAAGATGCAGACGGAAATAATATTATCGGAACAAATATTCAAAACTTCAGACTAGAAAGTGCTAACTATGATATGGCTAGCGGACTTACTGAGCTAATCGTACTACAACGTGCCTATGATGCAAATTCAAAATCTATTACAACTGCTGATCAGATGATTCAAAAAGCCCTAAATATGGGTGCTTAA
- the flgE gene encoding flagellar hook protein FlgE: protein MLKSLFSGVSGLQSHQVAMDVESNNIANVNTVGFKYSRANFSDLLAQTKAIATAPQGQLGGKNPVQVGLGSTVNSMTRIFAQGSVQNSDKNTDVAIQGDGFFIISPDGGNTYKYTRAGDFKFDAGGNFVDNNGFIAQGWLRDPVTGKVDSTAPIENINIPPGLTTPANATQEVVLKANLNSGPLVESYSPAYQVASGTTGTTPAVDANGYPIESGDLGVMFNEVGEAFSLQSGQGIWASFIASTTTSAPIQSGVALGADTPSSITFTLDDGTTKTANFTLLAANTATQNAAIEAAAINAISSVTGVTATVDALDQIVLTNDNSNAAASHNINISAVTGSPGFAAGTTSTTAYRYTYNPAGPTTAAGADKEFTTIASLREALENQAQAEVAVPGAANISVIVNDQGKLELTNPDATSYNINLKVTGLSGGGVTENTRFTRNMEAMNTVLQAGTAGKSFSQSFNAATHSSSIDVFDSLGSKHTLRMEFRKTALDTATGSTWAVTITVPEPATIDTVAPTFEKKGSIRFNNDGSLATYTPPNISFTANNGSAPDQQITLSFGTANKFDGMTSFDSKSSTSGISQDGYTGGDLVGIRIDQSGTLIGSFSNGRSFGLAQIAMAKFTNNEGLSTEGGNVFIQTANSGDPIIGTAATAGRGFIQSAALEASNVDLSRALTQLIIVQRGFQANGKTITTSDQLLQTLIGLKN, encoded by the coding sequence ATGTTAAAATCACTTTTTTCCGGCGTATCAGGACTTCAATCCCATCAAGTTGCGATGGATGTTGAGTCAAACAATATTGCTAACGTTAATACTGTAGGTTTTAAGTATTCTCGTGCAAATTTTTCTGATTTGTTAGCACAAACAAAAGCTATTGCTACTGCTCCTCAAGGACAGCTTGGAGGGAAAAACCCTGTTCAAGTAGGTCTTGGATCAACAGTAAATTCAATGACGAGAATTTTTGCTCAAGGTTCTGTACAAAACTCTGATAAAAATACAGACGTTGCTATTCAGGGAGATGGTTTCTTTATTATCTCTCCAGATGGCGGGAACACTTATAAGTATACTCGTGCGGGAGACTTTAAATTTGATGCAGGTGGAAACTTCGTTGACAACAACGGTTTTATTGCTCAAGGGTGGCTTCGTGATCCAGTAACTGGAAAAGTTGATTCTACTGCACCAATTGAAAACATCAATATCCCACCTGGACTTACAACTCCTGCAAATGCAACGCAAGAAGTTGTACTGAAGGCAAATCTGAATTCTGGGCCTCTTGTTGAGAGTTATTCTCCTGCATATCAGGTGGCAAGTGGTACAACAGGTACTACACCGGCGGTAGATGCTAACGGTTATCCAATTGAATCTGGTGATCTTGGGGTTATGTTTAACGAAGTAGGTGAAGCATTTTCTCTTCAATCTGGTCAAGGTATTTGGGCATCTTTTATAGCATCGACAACGACTAGTGCCCCTATTCAGTCAGGTGTTGCTTTAGGTGCAGATACTCCTTCAAGCATTACATTTACTCTAGATGATGGAACGACAAAAACAGCTAACTTTACATTGCTAGCAGCTAATACTGCTACACAAAATGCTGCAATTGAAGCTGCTGCTATTAATGCAATTTCATCTGTTACAGGGGTAACGGCTACTGTAGACGCTTTAGACCAAATTGTACTAACAAACGACAACAGTAATGCTGCTGCATCACATAATATAAACATTAGTGCTGTAACAGGTAGTCCTGGTTTTGCTGCAGGTACGACATCTACAACTGCATATAGATATACTTATAATCCTGCAGGTCCGACTACTGCAGCAGGTGCAGATAAAGAGTTTACTACTATTGCATCACTCCGTGAAGCTTTAGAGAATCAAGCACAAGCTGAAGTTGCTGTACCAGGTGCTGCAAATATTTCTGTAATTGTCAATGATCAAGGTAAGCTGGAACTGACAAACCCTGATGCTACGAGTTATAACATTAACTTAAAAGTTACAGGTCTTTCAGGCGGTGGTGTGACTGAAAATACTCGTTTTACAAGAAATATGGAAGCTATGAATACAGTACTTCAAGCGGGTACTGCAGGAAAATCATTTTCTCAATCATTTAATGCTGCAACACATTCTAGTTCTATTGACGTATTTGATTCTTTAGGTTCAAAACACACACTGAGAATGGAGTTCAGAAAAACGGCACTTGATACGGCAACAGGTAGTACATGGGCGGTAACGATCACTGTTCCAGAACCTGCAACGATCGATACCGTAGCACCAACTTTTGAGAAAAAAGGTTCTATCAGATTTAACAATGATGGATCACTTGCGACGTATACGCCGCCAAATATTTCATTTACGGCAAATAACGGTTCAGCACCTGACCAACAGATTACTTTATCTTTCGGTACTGCGAATAAGTTTGACGGTATGACAAGTTTTGATAGTAAGTCATCTACATCAGGGATTTCGCAAGATGGTTATACTGGTGGAGATTTAGTTGGTATCAGAATCGATCAATCAGGTACGCTAATCGGGTCATTCTCAAATGGTCGTTCATTTGGTCTTGCACAAATTGCTATGGCTAAATTTACAAATAACGAAGGTCTTTCGACTGAAGGTGGGAATGTATTTATTCAAACGGCAAACTCTGGAGATCCAATCATTGGTACTGCTGCAACGGCAGGACGTGGATTTATCCAGTCAGCTGCACTAGAGGCATCAAATGTTGACCTTTCACGTGCACTAACTCAGCTGATCATTGTACAACGCGGTTTCCAAGCCAATGGTAAAACGATTACTACTTCTGATCAACTTCTTCAAACGCTTATAGGGCTCAAAAACTAA